A region of Kribbella sp. NBC_01245 DNA encodes the following proteins:
- a CDS encoding tyrosine-type recombinase/integrase: MAAPDAVFGPGGRLLRRHGYDLGQAPPPLLADAPGQLVQRLGLAEAIDYTLDSTVGVFVSRKHLAYGVRRLLQWLDSFEGDTWEERWLRSGADLAPRTWRQAVRPQSMPAELKVASNALMVVRILRPSYGWQLSSGAGAHQPQRMLETHEPELLARTRALPAYRTVLERHQRDAEACLSRVLIRTGLRLEQLQGEHLLHYADIVKTSGRHRREHLAWELLVALGPFAGEPLTMRAAWSAKGNTRQHSVETLVDRYGIPPGGVRDLLVEYLRELKPSMDYGSLQGWAYRLVRLFWWEVLQINPAQSSLQLAPDVATQWRERLALTTAGQPRREVHSTLFAVRGMYRDLAEWAHDEPARWGPWVAQCPVSRHESKAASKEKRRQQSRTQDRTRALTPLLPRLVAEAGRRRDWSARALAAAEQVSHGERFTVDGSVFELHKPPPRHYEHARPVRFRAHLITGANNMPAIAVSKMGLVDLTAAESDGFWAWAVIETLRLTGIRIEELLELTQLSLRHYTSATSGTLVPLLHIVPSKTDVERLVPMTPELVIVLVAVQRRAKGPHSHVPLSVRYDPHEKVHGEPFPHLFARRIGTRQEVMSPSVVRRMIGAVAASADLRDAGQPIRFTPHDFRRLFATELVSTGLPLHIAATLLGHLNLDTTRGYTAVFPEEVIAAHQHFIERRRATRPFGEMRPATSEEWTEFEDHFLLRKVALGECHRPYGTPCVHEHACIRCRFLKVDPAQLPRIEELTSNAEARLAEAKTQAWLGEVAALEESLRHLRQRRVDAEQQLRTPHPNLI; the protein is encoded by the coding sequence ATGGCGGCTCCGGACGCAGTCTTCGGGCCAGGCGGGCGGCTGTTGAGGCGTCATGGCTACGACCTCGGACAGGCGCCGCCTCCGCTGCTCGCCGACGCTCCCGGGCAGCTGGTTCAGCGACTGGGGCTGGCTGAGGCGATCGACTACACGCTGGACTCCACGGTCGGCGTGTTCGTCAGCCGCAAACACCTCGCCTATGGCGTCCGGCGGCTGCTGCAGTGGCTGGACAGCTTCGAGGGCGACACCTGGGAGGAGCGGTGGCTGCGCAGCGGCGCTGACCTGGCGCCGCGAACCTGGCGTCAGGCGGTCCGACCGCAGAGCATGCCGGCGGAGTTGAAGGTCGCGTCGAACGCGCTGATGGTGGTGCGGATCCTGCGGCCGTCCTACGGCTGGCAGTTGTCCAGTGGCGCTGGAGCACACCAGCCGCAGCGCATGCTCGAGACACACGAGCCTGAACTGCTGGCGCGGACGCGCGCGCTGCCGGCCTATCGGACGGTGCTGGAACGGCACCAGCGTGACGCCGAGGCGTGCTTGTCCAGGGTGCTGATCCGCACAGGCCTGCGCCTGGAGCAGCTCCAGGGCGAGCATCTGCTGCACTACGCCGACATCGTCAAGACCTCCGGACGGCACCGCCGCGAGCATCTGGCCTGGGAGCTGCTGGTCGCGCTCGGCCCGTTCGCCGGCGAACCGCTGACGATGCGTGCGGCGTGGTCGGCCAAGGGCAACACCCGTCAGCACTCGGTCGAAACGCTCGTCGACCGCTACGGCATCCCGCCCGGCGGGGTCCGCGATCTGCTGGTTGAGTACTTGCGCGAGCTGAAGCCATCGATGGACTACGGCTCGCTGCAGGGCTGGGCCTACCGCCTGGTGCGCCTGTTCTGGTGGGAGGTTCTGCAGATCAATCCCGCGCAGTCCAGCCTGCAGCTGGCACCTGACGTCGCGACGCAGTGGCGCGAGCGTCTGGCGCTGACCACTGCTGGGCAACCGCGCCGCGAGGTCCACTCGACGCTGTTCGCCGTCCGGGGGATGTATCGCGACCTGGCGGAATGGGCGCACGACGAACCCGCACGCTGGGGCCCGTGGGTCGCTCAATGCCCCGTCTCGCGGCACGAATCGAAGGCCGCCTCGAAGGAGAAGCGGCGCCAGCAGTCGCGGACCCAGGACCGGACTCGGGCGTTGACGCCGCTCCTGCCAAGGCTGGTCGCCGAGGCAGGCCGACGCCGCGACTGGTCGGCGCGAGCACTCGCCGCGGCCGAGCAGGTCAGCCACGGCGAACGGTTCACCGTGGACGGCTCGGTGTTCGAGCTGCACAAGCCGCCACCGCGCCACTACGAGCACGCCCGGCCGGTCCGGTTCCGAGCCCATCTGATCACCGGTGCCAACAATATGCCTGCGATCGCTGTCAGCAAGATGGGGCTGGTCGACCTCACCGCGGCCGAGAGTGACGGGTTCTGGGCGTGGGCGGTGATCGAGACGTTGCGGCTCACCGGGATCCGCATCGAGGAACTGCTCGAGCTCACGCAGCTGTCACTGCGCCACTACACCTCCGCAACGTCGGGCACGCTGGTCCCGCTGCTGCACATCGTTCCCAGCAAGACCGACGTCGAGCGTCTGGTGCCAATGACACCGGAGCTCGTGATCGTGCTGGTCGCGGTGCAGCGCCGGGCGAAAGGGCCGCACAGCCACGTGCCATTGTCGGTGCGCTACGACCCTCACGAGAAGGTGCACGGCGAGCCGTTCCCGCACCTGTTCGCCCGCCGCATCGGCACGCGGCAGGAGGTCATGTCGCCCTCGGTGGTGCGGCGGATGATCGGCGCCGTGGCGGCCTCGGCCGACCTGCGCGACGCCGGCCAGCCGATCCGCTTCACGCCGCACGACTTCCGGCGCCTGTTCGCCACTGAGCTGGTCTCCACCGGGCTGCCGTTGCACATCGCGGCGACGCTGCTCGGCCACCTGAACCTCGACACCACCCGCGGATACACCGCGGTGTTTCCCGAGGAGGTCATCGCCGCGCACCAGCACTTCATCGAGCGACGCCGCGCCACGCGGCCGTTCGGGGAGATGCGGCCGGCCACGAGCGAGGAGTGGACCGAGTTCGAGGACCACTTCTTGCTGCGCAAGGTCGCACTAGGTGAATGCCACCGCCCCTACGGCACTCCGTGCGTCCACGAGCACGCCTGCATAAGGTGCCGGTTCCTGAAGGTCGACCCGGCCCAGCTGCCCCGGATCGAGGAATTGACCAGCAATGCCGAGGCCCGGTTGGCCGAGGCCAAAACCCAGGCGTGGCTGGGTGAAGTCGCGGCGCTGGAGGAGTCGCTGCGTCACCTGCGGCAGCGCCGCGTCGACGCCGAACAGCAGCTCCGCACCCCTCATCCGAATCTGATCTGA
- a CDS encoding NAD(P)/FAD-dependent oxidoreductase yields the protein MTSPPYASDALAEGTVDAVVIGGGAAGLNGALILARSRRSVVVIDSGSPRNAPAEAVHGLIALDGTPPSEILRRGREQVRQYGGRVVFGEVVSAEPAAPSADGDLRFTVTLADGRSITARRILVATGLTDVLPQVPGLAEHWGHSVVHCPYCHGWEVRDEPIGILATGPVSIGHAFLFRQLTEDLTYFTNGTDLDEDSRARFAARGIRIIDTPVTQVVNDEDGALAGVRLADGQVVTRRILAVLAQLQIRAQGLEGLSLPVQDLPNKGRGFASGIAGTTEVPGVWVAGNATDLVAQVGASAAAGALAGADINRMLATADTDAALQGIAEVSPKGATG from the coding sequence GTGACGAGTCCTCCGTACGCGAGCGACGCACTGGCCGAGGGGACCGTCGACGCGGTGGTGATCGGCGGGGGCGCCGCGGGGCTGAACGGTGCACTGATCCTCGCCCGCTCCCGCCGCTCGGTCGTCGTGATCGACAGCGGCTCCCCGCGCAACGCGCCCGCGGAGGCCGTGCACGGCCTCATCGCTCTGGACGGCACCCCGCCGTCCGAGATCCTTCGACGGGGCCGGGAGCAGGTGCGCCAGTACGGCGGACGCGTCGTGTTCGGCGAGGTGGTCTCGGCCGAGCCTGCCGCCCCGTCGGCGGACGGGGACCTGCGGTTCACCGTCACCCTGGCCGACGGCCGCAGTATCACCGCTCGCCGCATCCTGGTGGCCACCGGCCTCACGGATGTGCTGCCGCAGGTGCCCGGGCTTGCCGAGCACTGGGGGCACAGTGTGGTGCACTGCCCGTACTGCCACGGCTGGGAGGTGCGCGATGAGCCTATCGGTATCCTCGCCACCGGCCCGGTCTCCATCGGCCACGCGTTTCTGTTCCGGCAGTTGACCGAGGATCTGACCTACTTCACCAACGGTACTGACCTGGACGAGGACAGCCGTGCCCGCTTCGCCGCCCGCGGCATCCGCATCATCGACACCCCGGTCACCCAGGTCGTCAACGACGAGGACGGTGCCCTGGCCGGGGTGCGCCTGGCCGACGGCCAGGTCGTGACCCGCCGCATCCTCGCGGTCCTCGCGCAGCTGCAGATCCGCGCCCAGGGCCTGGAAGGTCTGAGCCTGCCGGTGCAGGACCTGCCGAACAAGGGCCGCGGTTTCGCCTCCGGAATCGCCGGCACCACTGAGGTGCCGGGGGTGTGGGTGGCCGGCAACGCCACCGATCTGGTCGCCCAGGTCGGGGCCTCCGCAGCGGCCGGCGCACTGGCCGGCGCCGACATCAACAGGATGCTGGCCACCGCAGACACCGACGCGGCCCTCCAGGGGATCGCCGAGGTAAGCCCCAAAGGGGCCACAGGATGA
- a CDS encoding pentapeptide repeat-containing protein: MVISLQRVLRPVRRERRDRDLARTPKFGPLLLQGTVAVLLAIGGAVGLYLLLAWLLGVSPHLSGPTAGQPSLPRADQQKLLADLVKVALGLAAGIGAAFALVVSFRRARAEEASSHRDDRRLFSSRYQDAADLLGSDKAAVRLAGIYAMARLADDWHEQQQQCIDVLCAYLRLPYNTLDSDPSERGDHGERGEREVRLTVIRLISAHLQPSATRSWQGRDLDFTGAVFDGGRFSGAVFSGGKVDFTGAQFTGGTIDFTGAQFTGGTIDFTEAQFTGGTVHFRLARVDGGRVYFTKAQFAGGSVDFLAAEFTDGGIPSDEREQFTGGTVSFAGAEFSGGTVSFHRVNFGGGRVYFSNAQFSGATVYFRDARFSGGTVYFDRAQFSGGGVDFDEARFSGGRVRFPQAQFSGGTVDLSAAILLADGSEPEGLPTLSIHGTVRASDTGIAGLRLPAWLRTPERR, from the coding sequence GTGGTGATTTCACTTCAACGAGTTCTGCGCCCGGTTCGCCGCGAGCGGCGCGACCGTGATCTGGCCCGGACCCCGAAGTTCGGGCCGTTGCTACTGCAGGGGACTGTGGCCGTGCTCCTAGCGATCGGCGGCGCTGTGGGGCTCTATCTTCTCTTGGCCTGGTTGCTAGGCGTCTCACCACACCTGTCAGGCCCGACTGCCGGCCAGCCGAGCCTCCCCCGCGCTGACCAACAGAAGTTGCTGGCCGACCTCGTCAAGGTCGCCCTTGGTCTGGCAGCGGGCATCGGAGCCGCCTTCGCTCTCGTCGTCAGCTTCCGCCGCGCACGCGCCGAAGAAGCCAGCAGCCACCGCGACGACCGCCGGCTGTTCAGCAGCCGCTACCAAGACGCCGCCGATCTCCTCGGCAGCGATAAGGCCGCCGTTCGGCTTGCCGGCATCTACGCGATGGCACGCCTGGCCGACGATTGGCACGAACAGCAACAACAATGCATCGACGTACTGTGCGCCTACCTACGGCTGCCCTACAACACGTTAGACAGCGATCCCAGCGAACGAGGCGACCACGGCGAACGTGGCGAACGCGAAGTCCGCCTCACAGTCATTCGCCTCATCTCTGCACATCTCCAACCCTCGGCTACCCGTTCATGGCAAGGACGTGACCTAGACTTCACCGGCGCAGTCTTTGATGGTGGCCGTTTCAGCGGGGCCGTGTTCTCCGGCGGCAAGGTCGACTTCACCGGGGCGCAGTTCACCGGCGGCACCATCGACTTCACCGGGGCGCAGTTCACCGGCGGCACCATCGACTTCACCGAGGCGCAGTTCACCGGCGGCACCGTCCACTTCAGGCTGGCAAGGGTCGACGGCGGACGCGTCTACTTCACCAAGGCGCAGTTCGCCGGCGGCAGCGTCGACTTCTTGGCGGCAGAGTTCACTGATGGCGGCATCCCCAGCGACGAGAGGGAGCAGTTCACCGGCGGCACCGTCAGCTTCGCCGGGGCGGAGTTCTCCGGCGGCACCGTCAGCTTCCACAGGGTGAACTTCGGCGGCGGACGCGTGTATTTCAGCAACGCGCAGTTCTCCGGAGCTACCGTCTACTTCAGGGACGCAAGGTTTTCCGGCGGCACCGTGTACTTCGATAGGGCCCAGTTCTCCGGTGGGGGCGTCGACTTCGACGAGGCGCGATTTTCCGGCGGCAGAGTTCGGTTCCCCCAGGCGCAGTTCTCGGGCGGAACCGTTGATCTCTCCGCAGCGATCCTCTTGGCCGATGGCAGCGAGCCAGAGGGCCTTCCGACGCTTTCCATACACGGGACGGTGCGCGCGAGTGACACCGGCATCGCGGGTCTGCGGCTACCGGCCTGGCTGCGCACTCCCGAGCGGCGCTGA
- a CDS encoding ATP dependent DNA ligase — MTGSLARPEAVIAGRYRGQVLEVVGRTVPLKDAQAADLAKVLKPAGPSHPWPDEIASHRWGGRDNRVALTKVQPKVVIEVAADTALQTGQFRHPLRFVRIRAELHPKDVSTLPGNGGGL, encoded by the coding sequence GTGACCGGTTCGCTGGCACGGCCTGAGGCAGTGATCGCCGGCCGCTACCGGGGCCAGGTGCTCGAGGTGGTGGGCCGAACAGTGCCGCTGAAGGACGCCCAGGCCGCCGACCTGGCCAAGGTGCTGAAACCGGCCGGCCCCAGCCATCCGTGGCCGGACGAAATCGCCTCGCACCGGTGGGGCGGCAGGGACAACCGGGTAGCCCTGACGAAGGTCCAGCCGAAGGTCGTGATCGAAGTAGCCGCCGACACGGCTCTGCAAACGGGCCAATTCCGCCACCCGCTGCGATTCGTCCGGATACGCGCAGAGTTGCACCCAAAGGACGTTTCGACACTTCCCGGTAACGGTGGTGGATTGTGA
- a CDS encoding MFS transporter, with translation MLRQRSYRQLWTARTVSQWGDAFNTVALALLVYSLTGSGLGVSGVVFAEIIPVLALAPLAGALVDRLPKVRVMIGADLRPGDVEKLA, from the coding sequence CTGCTACGTCAGCGGTCCTATCGTCAACTATGGACGGCGCGGACCGTGTCGCAGTGGGGCGACGCGTTCAACACCGTCGCGCTCGCGCTGCTCGTTTACTCGCTGACCGGATCTGGTCTCGGCGTGTCAGGCGTCGTGTTCGCAGAGATCATCCCTGTGCTCGCGCTCGCGCCATTGGCTGGTGCGCTAGTCGACCGGCTACCGAAGGTGCGGGTGATGATCGGCGCCGACCTGCGCCCCGGCGACGTCGAGAAGCTGGCCTGA
- a CDS encoding MFS transporter: MKAQWRVLVDHRNFRRLFAGNSISLLGSSVTTVALPLTAVLVLGASPVQMGLLGAVSFLPHLVLGLPAGVWVDRLSYRRVVVGADLLAAAALIAVPILAVAGLLQMWQLYVVVVITGTCSLFSVIAGQAFAPILVPRSDLLAANSAFALSNSVVATSGSALGGVLVQLLTAPAAIAVDAASFLLSAISKARITVAGRPTGTEPAKESLFKGIWGGLRAALEHPALRATTIAATIGALAGQMQAVIMVLFLVRDLGLSAGLVGLVIAVAGVAGIVGATIGVQITGRLGNGPAFVVGMTLSSLAGLVMAAAGGPAALVLAVVIVAQLLHGWGPTLYGINQQTIRQILIAPELLARTQATWRFLVFGMQPIGALLGGTLGALVGFRATLVISSLVMLTGTTLALLSPLRTLRQLPGSETATHRRQ, from the coding sequence GTGAAAGCCCAATGGCGTGTCTTAGTCGACCATCGGAACTTCCGACGTCTGTTCGCTGGTAACTCGATCTCCCTCCTGGGATCGAGCGTGACGACCGTTGCGTTGCCCTTGACCGCCGTCCTGGTCCTCGGCGCATCGCCGGTACAGATGGGTTTGCTGGGAGCGGTCTCGTTTCTGCCGCACCTTGTCTTGGGCTTGCCGGCTGGGGTGTGGGTAGACCGGTTGTCGTACCGCCGGGTCGTTGTCGGTGCTGACCTGTTGGCCGCCGCTGCGCTGATAGCAGTGCCGATTCTGGCCGTGGCGGGACTGCTGCAGATGTGGCAGCTGTACGTCGTTGTCGTGATCACGGGGACCTGCAGCCTGTTCTCCGTGATCGCGGGCCAGGCGTTCGCGCCCATACTGGTTCCCCGCAGCGACCTGCTGGCAGCCAACAGCGCGTTCGCACTCAGCAACTCCGTCGTCGCCACGAGCGGCAGCGCCCTCGGCGGCGTCCTGGTCCAGCTCCTCACCGCCCCAGCAGCGATCGCTGTCGACGCGGCCTCGTTCCTGCTGTCGGCCATCTCGAAGGCGCGGATCACCGTCGCGGGCCGACCGACTGGCACCGAGCCGGCCAAAGAGTCGTTGTTTAAGGGTATTTGGGGCGGCTTGCGCGCAGCGCTTGAGCATCCCGCACTACGGGCGACCACGATTGCCGCCACCATCGGCGCTTTGGCAGGTCAGATGCAGGCGGTGATCATGGTGCTGTTCCTGGTCCGTGACCTCGGCTTGTCGGCTGGACTGGTGGGCCTGGTCATCGCTGTGGCAGGGGTCGCCGGAATCGTCGGTGCCACCATCGGGGTGCAGATCACTGGACGGCTTGGCAATGGGCCTGCCTTCGTCGTCGGCATGACTTTGTCGAGTCTGGCCGGACTGGTGATGGCCGCCGCAGGAGGACCGGCGGCGCTGGTGTTGGCGGTTGTCATCGTCGCGCAGCTCCTGCATGGCTGGGGGCCAACGCTGTACGGGATCAACCAGCAGACCATCCGCCAGATTTTGATCGCACCCGAACTCCTCGCTCGAACTCAGGCCACCTGGCGGTTCCTGGTCTTCGGAATGCAGCCGATCGGCGCCCTCCTCGGCGGCACGCTCGGCGCCCTGGTCGGTTTCCGCGCCACCCTGGTGATCAGCAGCCTGGTCATGCTGACCGGCACCACCCTCGCACTGCTAAGCCCACTACGAACGCTGCGCCAACTCCCAGGCAGCGAGACCGCAACACACCGTCGTCAATGA
- a CDS encoding peptidase inhibitor family I36 protein, with amino-acid sequence MKRTLGIFSAAVISLVAPTLPAAAADTADGPPRAPATQQSPGLKSTFGPASASQCNSGYACLWGNRDWSGGPWRQENDPGLYNTGYWNNDETSSVWNRQTNYRLWLYNRENGSTTEGVVCVPKMYGVKNLDDYNFDDRVSSFRLDIGSCPSGTTTIGSYKPNP; translated from the coding sequence ATGAAGCGAACGCTCGGAATCTTCTCTGCAGCCGTCATATCGCTGGTTGCGCCCACCCTGCCTGCTGCCGCGGCAGATACGGCAGACGGTCCACCGAGAGCGCCAGCAACCCAACAAAGCCCTGGGCTGAAATCAACATTTGGCCCCGCGTCCGCTTCCCAATGCAACTCCGGATACGCGTGCCTGTGGGGAAACCGTGACTGGAGCGGAGGGCCGTGGAGGCAGGAGAACGATCCCGGTCTCTACAACACTGGCTATTGGAACAATGACGAGACCTCGTCGGTGTGGAACCGGCAGACAAACTATCGGCTGTGGCTCTACAACCGGGAGAACGGAAGTACGACTGAAGGTGTCGTCTGCGTGCCCAAAATGTACGGCGTGAAGAACCTGGACGACTACAACTTTGACGACCGTGTCTCATCATTCAGACTGGATATCGGCAGTTGCCCGTCAGGCACGACCACAATCGGGTCCTACAAGCCGAACCCATAG
- a CDS encoding ABC transporter ATP-binding protein, protein MTFSAALAVSARGLRKTYRSRRGRRTIAVQGLDMDVPAGGVHGFLGPNGSGKTTSIRMLLGLVRADAGTMTIFGQPVPERLPEVVGRVGAIVESPKFFPAFSGRKNLELLAEAIGTPRCVVDEVLEETSLGDRGRDRFKSYSLGMKQRLAIAAALLKQPDLLIFDEPTNGLDPAGIREIRETMRGLGDRGKTVLVSSHILAEVEQVADTVSIIGHGRLLASGTVADVIGSNAAASVRLRIADREAAVRVLTDGGLVVRVEGEQLLVDGVTDSADVTRRLAEHGLYVAEIVPVRAALESVFLELTAGESLTGTKEPR, encoded by the coding sequence GTGACATTTTCGGCAGCGCTAGCGGTCAGCGCGCGGGGATTGCGCAAGACCTACCGCAGCCGACGGGGCCGGAGGACCATCGCGGTGCAGGGCCTCGACATGGACGTGCCGGCCGGCGGCGTCCACGGGTTCCTCGGTCCTAACGGTTCGGGCAAGACCACGTCGATCCGGATGCTGCTCGGGCTGGTCCGGGCCGACGCGGGCACGATGACGATCTTCGGCCAGCCGGTGCCCGAGCGGCTACCAGAAGTGGTCGGCCGGGTCGGTGCGATCGTGGAGTCGCCGAAGTTCTTCCCGGCGTTCAGCGGCCGGAAGAACCTCGAGTTGCTGGCCGAGGCGATCGGCACGCCACGTTGTGTGGTCGACGAGGTTTTGGAGGAGACATCACTCGGTGACCGTGGCCGAGACCGATTCAAGTCGTACTCGCTCGGCATGAAGCAACGGCTCGCGATCGCGGCTGCCCTGCTCAAGCAGCCGGACCTGCTGATCTTCGACGAGCCGACGAACGGCCTCGACCCGGCTGGCATCCGCGAGATCCGCGAGACGATGCGGGGCCTGGGCGACCGCGGTAAGACGGTGCTGGTCAGCAGCCACATCCTGGCCGAGGTCGAGCAGGTCGCCGACACCGTGTCGATCATCGGGCACGGCCGGCTGCTCGCATCGGGAACCGTCGCTGACGTGATCGGCAGCAACGCGGCAGCCTCGGTTCGCCTCCGCATCGCGGACCGCGAGGCCGCGGTCCGGGTGCTCACCGACGGTGGGCTGGTAGTGCGGGTCGAGGGTGAGCAACTGCTGGTCGATGGGGTGACTGACAGTGCCGACGTGACGAGACGGCTGGCCGAGCACGGGCTGTACGTTGCCGAGATAGTTCCGGTGCGAGCGGCTCTCGAGTCGGTATTCCTGGAGCTCACAGCGGGCGAAAGTCTCACCGGGACGAAGGAGCCGCGATGA
- a CDS encoding helix-turn-helix domain-containing protein, producing MIKKMGIEWNLRLRMAEQDLYSTTELVPLLAERGIHLSREQVYRLVTSTPQRLSTDVLAALCDILGCTPNDLITVAVVNQQVSKPASGGSSSAAGGSPAPRRTTIRRPGEAM from the coding sequence ATGATCAAAAAGATGGGGATCGAGTGGAACCTGCGGCTGCGGATGGCCGAGCAGGACCTCTACTCCACCACTGAGCTGGTGCCGCTGCTGGCCGAACGAGGGATCCACCTTTCCCGCGAGCAGGTCTACCGTCTCGTGACATCCACACCGCAGCGGCTCAGCACCGACGTGCTCGCCGCCTTGTGCGACATCCTCGGCTGCACGCCCAATGACCTGATCACGGTTGCCGTGGTCAACCAGCAGGTCTCCAAGCCGGCTTCAGGCGGCTCCAGCTCGGCCGCCGGCGGCAGCCCAGCGCCGCGACGGACAACCATCCGTCGGCCCGGAGAGGCGATGTGA
- a CDS encoding TetR/AcrR family transcriptional regulator, with amino-acid sequence MARPRSFDRDHVLHAAERQFRTTGYNGTSVDDISAATGLGRGSLYAAFDGKHGVLLQAMAGYFARLGQAAPKVLAGPDEGALERLHGYLLRAVHGVPLADDVPPAPDRAAAACFAAKMALELGASDPEVQCLANACFSAVATAIAECVRAAQRNGDIDPDADPDDLAYLLLTIIRGTDVVGAYGHSPARLTSIAESAFAMLPRPRRR; translated from the coding sequence ATGGCGAGACCACGAAGCTTCGACCGCGACCACGTCCTCCATGCCGCCGAACGGCAGTTCCGCACCACGGGCTACAACGGCACGAGCGTCGACGACATCAGCGCCGCCACCGGCCTGGGCCGCGGCAGCCTCTACGCCGCGTTCGACGGCAAGCACGGCGTGCTGCTGCAGGCGATGGCCGGGTACTTTGCCCGGCTGGGGCAGGCTGCGCCGAAGGTGCTCGCCGGACCGGACGAGGGCGCCCTGGAACGACTGCACGGGTACTTGCTCCGCGCCGTCCACGGGGTGCCACTCGCCGACGACGTACCCCCCGCCCCTGACCGGGCGGCGGCGGCCTGCTTCGCCGCCAAGATGGCCCTGGAGCTCGGCGCCTCCGACCCCGAGGTGCAATGCCTGGCCAACGCCTGCTTCTCCGCGGTCGCGACGGCGATAGCCGAGTGCGTGCGAGCGGCGCAGCGCAACGGCGACATCGACCCCGACGCAGATCCCGACGACCTTGCGTACCTTCTGCTGACCATCATCCGCGGGACCGATGTCGTAGGCGCGTACGGCCACAGTCCCGCCCGCCTGACCTCGATTGCGGAGAGCGCGTTCGCAATGTTGCCTCGCCCGCGCCGCCGCTGA
- a CDS encoding tyrosine-type recombinase/integrase encodes MSDAGIELPGAAHLVLVADLGLLQPERSVLDAMVEGWERQQRVRFLKADTIRRRHRVVARMVEFSGLYPWQWTAAEVEAFIDQMRSGGAPIVASTARSYLIDLRLFLEYITDRRYGWPDVCRERFGAVPLQVLDEWNTVIHVSQYEGSPGRRPLSYDEVQRLFDAADDLVDQVRASGRKGVLAAHRDAVALKTVYAFGLRRQETWGLDLVDLRRNQKVPQYGDFGALMIRWGKSSRGSRPKRRTVLLVPEMDWIVPVLEQWTAELRPRFDPGALVAMWVTERRSRLSMRGLNQAFAVARDAAGLDPVLDLHCLRHSYVTHLVEFDYPERFVQEQVGHAYAATTAIYTSVSDAYRNTLLQRSLTGRNPELWNDNLDGEVDR; translated from the coding sequence GTGTCTGATGCCGGAATCGAGCTGCCAGGAGCCGCTCATCTTGTCTTGGTCGCGGATCTCGGTCTGCTGCAGCCGGAGCGGTCGGTGCTGGACGCGATGGTCGAGGGCTGGGAGCGGCAGCAGCGAGTGCGGTTCTTGAAGGCCGACACGATCCGGCGGCGCCACAGGGTGGTGGCTCGGATGGTTGAGTTCTCCGGCTTGTATCCGTGGCAGTGGACCGCGGCTGAGGTTGAGGCGTTCATCGATCAGATGCGGTCCGGAGGTGCGCCGATCGTAGCGTCGACGGCGCGGAGCTACTTGATTGATCTGCGGTTGTTCCTCGAGTACATCACCGACCGTAGGTATGGCTGGCCGGATGTGTGCCGGGAGCGCTTTGGCGCTGTCCCGTTGCAGGTGCTGGATGAGTGGAACACCGTCATCCACGTCAGCCAGTACGAAGGGTCACCGGGGCGCCGTCCACTGTCGTATGACGAGGTCCAGCGACTGTTCGACGCCGCCGATGACCTAGTCGACCAAGTCCGCGCGAGCGGCCGCAAGGGTGTCCTGGCTGCGCACCGCGATGCGGTGGCGCTGAAGACGGTCTACGCGTTCGGGCTACGCCGCCAAGAGACGTGGGGGCTGGACCTGGTCGACCTGCGCCGCAATCAGAAGGTTCCGCAGTACGGCGACTTCGGCGCGTTGATGATCCGGTGGGGCAAATCGTCGCGCGGAAGCCGCCCGAAGCGCCGCACGGTGCTGCTGGTACCGGAGATGGACTGGATCGTCCCCGTCCTCGAGCAGTGGACCGCCGAACTGCGGCCGCGGTTCGATCCGGGTGCACTGGTGGCGATGTGGGTGACCGAGCGGCGCAGCCGCCTCTCGATGCGCGGCCTCAACCAGGCCTTCGCGGTCGCCCGGGACGCGGCCGGCCTGGATCCGGTGCTCGATCTGCATTGCCTGCGGCACTCGTATGTGACTCACCTGGTCGAGTTCGACTACCCCGAACGGTTCGTGCAAGAACAGGTCGGGCACGCCTACGCAGCGACCACCGCGATCTACACCAGCGTGTCCGATGCCTACCGCAACACCCTGCTGCAACGCTCACTGACCGGGCGGAACCCTGAACTGTGGAACGACAATCTGGACGGCGAGGTCGACCGATGA